attataatttgatcgattctactcatttaattcatttttaaataattgtttttcgaagaaattatttcgaaaacattacagtataaaagcttagacacgtgcatttgaacggattacccgcaggtataccgcgagtaaacagctctaatgcccatgtgtaagcttttatactgtaatgttttcgaaatgatttcgtcgaaaactacaattatttaaaaatgaatagaatcgatcaaattataatgcttcaaCTTTAATCTCGATTTTTACTCGATCGTGAACAATTCAAATGTAGAAATTGGGTTTTACTAGATTTATCGATCAACGAGAAGTAACCAAGTAACAGGCAGACAGtcatttcagttaaaattcgcTAGCCGCAGTTTTACTGAAGATTGTTCATATAGAACTTACAATTTTCGGTTCAGTATTCATATCAACATGACTTACCTCACGATTGGCACGATATGCCGAAATGTTGATGCTTCAATAATATGTTCAAGTACACAACTGTTCTAGTTAAGTTCATGCTGAGCGTCATTCACTGACAAATTAATTCataattccattaaaatttctctcaaGCTATGTTTGCCTCGTTTGCCTGTTACTTCTCGTTGATCGATAAATCTAGTAAAACCCAATTTCTACAGGTATTAACCTGCAGTGCATGTTATTAATAGTATGTCACGTATCTGCGGAAAAATTTGCTTATCCCCAGAATGAGTAAGCAAACGTTCCCGCAGATACAAAACGTACCTGCTTGCGTCCGGTAAGCACTTTTTCACAGTCACAAACCGTGATATAGAGTGCACTTTACCGCGAGCTGttatgtaatagtatgttactcactgtttgtaaatatttgtttaggcaagtgtgaggtttgcggaacgagccgaaggcgagtggagtaatcacacatgcctaaacaagcatttacaagcagtgacgtaacacattttacatgtttgtgaTGTTAAGTGCACTTTACTGTGCATAAGTATGTGAACACTTTTTGAGTCTTCTACCCGATATCACAGCTTTATGACAAACGTCTGTAATGTCATTCAaacgcgcggcctagcacataagttcgatgccagtgacatctttttttaaatgagtaACTAAGATGCTtgtatttcaacaaaaaaattcactatTTCACAACAGATGGACCtttattctattttttttgcttttaacgAAGAAATTGCGTTtttatcgaactttcgtgccacggcacatctgattcggttacatatggcattacctcctcactatatttaccttagAGATGTTAACCTCCACActtgttatttaaaaaaaaaatccaacttgACGAAAACTCGTTTTTTGGTTAAGTTAGATTTTTCTTAGAAAAATTGTCAAGTATCCCAGAAGCTGAAGCGATCTCAACagcaatttgaaaatgttaaggTTTATTTCTCGGTTCGCTGTGAAGCTAGCATCGTCTATGTTCGAGTGGAACCGCAGACTAACGGGTCGGTCTAactaataaatatatttttcgaaaGGGGAATttatttcagctgtttttcatttttaaatttatctcGGCTGTTTGGCCCTTTATATGTACGTATCTGTTTGGAACggttgacctgaaacctgattcACTTCTTTGTGTTTTGAACTCGCAAAATTGCCTCAAATCAATCCagaacagatacgtaaataactaatgTTAATGCTTGGAGCACTAACGTGATATGAGTTCAACCCTTGCAATTTCATATGTTCAGCCTATTTTCAttctatttacaaaaatagaaaaaaatcggTCTGAATGAACCGCTGCACAATTGAACACGGAATATCGTATGCACTTAAAATGCAACTCATTCACTGAATAGAAAATTGGCTTCAAGTTAACGAAGCACAGCACTATATGCGGATTAGATACAATAGAGCCACAttgtgaaaatgtgaaaatatgtgaaaatacTCTCCAATTGGCATGATGCATTGAATCAGTCAAGGGGGTTACATAGTGGTATGatacaaaattgatttgcACTGATCAAGTCAATGTATATATCAGGGCTAAACAAGGCGAGtgggaaatattttcagttgcAGTGAATGATGATTGATGAGATATCCACTACACGCGATGGAAGCatgaattattaataaaatctataaaaaacgatttatgGCTGTAAAATGTACTTCCGTGGGCaataaatgcgaaaaattcGTACTCGAGTGTGtctattttcattcatttttcagATTGATTTCACGAGTGTTACGTTAATTAACATCATCATTTGCTGTTAATATTATCCTCTGTAGTCAAACTCTTCAAATATACTGTTAGGTTTTGGTTTAATTTACTTACCATTTACAATTTATAAATTGATTACATGCATCTGAGTAGCAAAATATTAATTGCGcattttccttaaaaaaattgtcgagCACACTCTTAACCTTGTGCAGACAGCCATATCACTTTATGCGAAAGGTTTTTCATATTACAAGAACACAGATTCGAGGCACGGTGCAGACGAACGAAGTTTTTGATATTATAAATCAACTCGAAGCGCTGAACAAGGTTccggtaaaatatttaattttcaagtgCACCAATCGAACCCAGCGCCCTCAAACAGCTATTGCTACGGAGGCATTTGAAAAAGTGATTCTAATGGGTATAGGTTGGTATTCTTGAAGCAAAGGCTCGAAAAAGTTGTCGCATGGGCTCGTTTTGCTCATTCTTATAAATAACTGGTGGTTGCAATATATTTTGTGAATCCTGCAGCAGGAAATGCAagataaatcaatttattaacTTCTTCATGTGTAGCTATTATCGCTGTTATCTCATAGCAAACATACTAGTTGACTTTatgcagccactttgaagtttCTTGAGTAGATGCAGGTCGTCTCGCTAAACTTGTGCCTAATCATAGGAAACCTCGGCTGGTCTATAAAGGCGCCACAATTTTTattcagtacttcattctttacACTCTATTTTCTGGTGATATATGTATAACTTCCCTCTGGTAAAATATCCTTGCAATGTCATAgtagtgaagttggttcacaaaaaaatagagcgCTGACATCAGTAGTTTTGTGACGCAATGTACAAGAGGCGTAATAGAATTATACGAAAgtctattacatttgagctcTAGTTTTCAAACAGCATTTCCCTATGAGGAGGGCAAAATGTCTTTTCTCTCTTCACGAGTCTCTGGAGAACATTCTCACTACGAGTCACGTCAATTAATCttaattttaaactttaataAAAGGTCATATTTGGCTAATCAGACGAAGAATACACAGTTGAGAGTTAGGGTGGTCAAATCTTCAACTTTCCGAATAACTGatccaaaaaaaacttagGATGAGAATCTTGATCCTAAAACAGTTCCAACAGAAAATTGCCTAGAGGATAtctctaaaaatcaaattttgtccAATTTTCAATCACTTTGCAACTACTTTTTTGTACTTACAGTGGTTGGGTTGGGTTCCTTCCGATAATTGTTCAGACTGTTtatcaatagttatttgtcaATCAAGAGTGAaaaccagagcgaagcgagtgctGTAATTGGCTCATGGTGGAATTTCCTGTTTCtccccgaggtgaacacaatGTTTTTCATGTTTGCGTGTTGCGAAAATCCGCATTTTTGTCCACTTTGGAGAAAATAGAACAGATAGCGTGTTTTGGTATTCagccattttaggtgagaaaacAATCATTTTCTCACCAAATATGGCTGAACCCTCCATTATTTTAAGAGagaaatgattattttctcacctaaaataGCGCCTCTCAGAATAATAACAACGCCATTTTCACAAACGCTCCATAGTGGGCAAAATAAAGACTTTCGCATCGCTagaatgaaaaacaaattttttttaaagtaaacaaGACAGGAATATATTCTTATCAACTCTTGTTATTTTTCATCACATACACACGTCCGTCACACGTTCCTGTTTAACATTTCAGTACAGTtacatttcaatgtttttttttctccaaaaaAATCGAGTGTAATTTCTAAAACGGATATCTTGCATCAAATCCAGATGGCCGATATGAATTATATGATGACGGATCACGTCCATTCGGAAATAATGGCCTCACATTCGGTATGCCAATGTTATTATTTTCATACGGTAAACCGAGAGCAAACGGCGGCAATAATTCTCTGTGCAGATAATCTTGCGATGACAAATTGTTTTGGCGTCTTGGCGGTGGCGTTATATAAACTGTATCATCGTTTACGTACTGCGGTGGTGTGGCAGTGTATGGGCCCGGTGTTGTTGACGATATGCCAAATGACTGTAACGGATTTGGTGTACTGTACTGGAATCCTTGAGCGATTGGTGAGAAAATGGTTGGATTTTGAATGGGCGATTGAGTTGTCGAAAATGGAATGCCTTGCGAACCATAGACAGTTCCGATGGATGTTGGATTCGGAATAAGTGGTGTGGAGCTTATGATGGGATATGGAGTGGTGGAATAGGTTATCGGTTGTGGTGTGGCATTCGCTAGTAAATGTTTGCGGAACAGTGGCGTTGCATGATATCGACGTCTGAATGGTCGGTTCGTTATCGGAATTATTGTTGAAGTGACTGAGGGGGAAGATAACGCTGTTGTTGTGACAAATTGTTGATTCACCAAGTCGGCAACGGCATCAGGCTGAACGGGCAAATGGGCTCCGTATGCGCGATACCCATTCCTATCTGCGATGTAATTCACCGTATACGTAACACCATCGGGACCTAgttgcaatttttattttgatattgtTACGAACGTTCGTGTATTGCTTTACCGTCAGTCATTACTCACCTACATACGAATAGGACCCACGGACGACACGCTCCAGCCCATTCTGTATACTGGTCTCTTTTTGTCGAATTCCATTTTCGGTTTCAAATctaagaataaatattttattggagCATTGAgcgcagggcctattttaggaaatttttttggaatttatttttttcaaaatttccaaaaaattgccagaaatttccaaaaactgcgaacgtccaaaaaccaaatttttccaccatttcgaacggttttggcaACTGCTGAATCAGCCTTGCGTTTTAACTGACTCTCGATTATTTCTTGATACTATCAGGTTTCAAATGAAGACgagcatgattaatttgaaagatgagaGCGTCAAT
This genomic stretch from Bradysia coprophila strain Holo2 chromosome II, BU_Bcop_v1, whole genome shotgun sequence harbors:
- the LOC119071149 gene encoding uncharacterized protein LOC119071149; this translates as MKLLVLLVILSSPLCYIVGGESTKTKREYFPSDALYQSSTLPYEDDYDVYGRTFKKKAAANAAIIKQIEDKQADGSYHYEFETENGIRQKETSIQNGLERVVRGSYSYVGPDGVTYTVNYIADRNGYRAYGAHLPVQPDAVADLVNQQFVTTTALSSPSVTSTIIPITNRPFRRRYHATPLFRKHLLANATPQPITYSTTPYPIISSTPLIPNPTSIGTVYGSQGIPFSTTQSPIQNPTIFSPIAQGFQYSTPNPLQSFGISSTTPGPYTATPPQYVNDDTVYITPPPRRQNNLSSQDYLHRELLPPFALGLPYENNNIGIPNVRPLFPNGRDPSSYNSYRPSGFDARYPF